The following coding sequences are from one Desulfosporosinus orientis DSM 765 window:
- a CDS encoding metallophosphoesterase — protein MPKKTTPPLRKPMSRRSFFRGIGGFIANHWLLSSMPLAGAGVFGWAEYDTLNLKCQLWDLFYPNLPLALEDTTICQLSDLHLESLRITPEHIKKSVMAEKPDLIVLTGDIISTRTDLDKLNSYLAGLTAPQGNFIVMGNNDYSHLSHTLFKRYVQQLKDLGWTLLINKAEFLPNLNLWIIGVDDPATAHDDVDLAYEKVLAAQSLPENPSFRLVLSHSTDCLDGVAKNGADLFLAGHTHGGQIRLPGLKPLITNTYLGDLGFYEGYHVINGVPLYINTGIGESMIPIRFNVPPEIAFFTLHQGNAEPRHHTK, from the coding sequence ATGCCTAAGAAAACGACACCCCCTCTAAGGAAACCGATGTCCCGCCGCAGCTTTTTTCGCGGCATCGGCGGTTTTATAGCCAATCATTGGCTGCTTTCCTCAATGCCTTTAGCCGGCGCAGGAGTCTTTGGCTGGGCAGAATACGATACTCTCAATTTAAAATGTCAACTATGGGATTTGTTTTACCCAAATCTTCCCCTTGCCTTAGAAGATACGACAATCTGTCAGTTAAGTGATTTGCATCTGGAAAGTCTGAGAATCACCCCTGAACATATCAAGAAAAGTGTCATGGCTGAAAAACCGGACCTTATTGTACTCACCGGCGATATTATTTCTACCAGAACTGATTTGGACAAATTAAACTCTTATTTGGCTGGACTCACGGCTCCTCAAGGTAACTTTATAGTTATGGGAAATAACGATTACAGCCACCTTTCCCACACTCTCTTTAAACGCTATGTCCAACAGCTTAAAGATTTAGGATGGACTCTACTGATTAATAAAGCTGAATTTCTTCCCAATCTCAACCTTTGGATTATTGGCGTTGACGACCCGGCAACAGCTCACGATGATGTTGATTTGGCCTATGAAAAGGTGTTAGCTGCTCAGTCACTTCCCGAGAACCCCTCTTTTCGACTTGTCCTTTCACATTCAACGGATTGCCTTGATGGTGTTGCAAAAAACGGAGCTGACCTATTTCTGGCGGGGCATACCCACGGTGGACAAATCCGCCTGCCCGGACTAAAGCCCTTAATCACTAATACTTATCTTGGAGACCTAGGCTTCTATGAAGGCTACCATGTTATTAATGGAGTTCCACTATACATAAATACCGGTATTGGAGAAAGCATGATTCCAATCCGCTTCAATGTTCCTCCTGAGATCGCTTTTTTCACGCTACACCAAGGAAATGCCGAACCAAGACATCATACTAAGTAG
- a CDS encoding TetR/AcrR family transcriptional regulator: MNAAIRVFSKHGFDGAKMEYIAKEAGIGKGTVYEYFKSKYSLFEEILKYSVDQYRLGLKQSIDNGQTTEEKILNCSRFNTQFLNNHMDFVHIAMQVKILSEDIRHHHIAAQSVIIEYYKEMIKGAKDKGEVRSDLDEELAACCIIGTLDQFCKQRIFLDPRPLDDIDHQAIVDVVIRGLR, from the coding sequence ATGAATGCTGCAATTCGCGTTTTTTCCAAACACGGCTTCGACGGCGCGAAGATGGAGTATATTGCCAAAGAGGCTGGAATTGGGAAAGGAACAGTCTACGAATATTTTAAAAGCAAATACAGCTTGTTTGAAGAAATACTCAAATACAGTGTGGATCAATATCGACTAGGGCTTAAACAGAGTATCGATAATGGACAAACAACTGAGGAAAAGATTTTGAATTGCTCTCGCTTTAATACACAGTTTCTGAATAATCATATGGATTTTGTGCATATAGCCATGCAAGTGAAAATTCTTTCTGAAGACATACGTCATCATCATATAGCAGCTCAGTCGGTAATCATCGAATATTACAAAGAGATGATCAAAGGAGCTAAGGACAAAGGAGAGGTCAGATCGGACCTTGATGAAGAATTAGCCGCCTGCTGTATTATTGGGACTTTGGATCAGTTTTGCAAGCAAAGGATCTTTTTAGACCCTAGGCCATTAGATGACATAGATCATCAAGCTATCGTAGATGTAGTGATTCGAGGACTTCGCTAA
- a CDS encoding cell wall hydrolase, translated as MWQASIYPVLGLGNETNDSAYRSGASRIIVRQGENLWLLAKKYQTTVDELVKLNQVKHPDRIEEGQYLWVPNLKTKDNSDGYVTLDVKVKKSENLRVAEKEEVPWWVTILRCVPAFATISKQTFNTEDLGSLAPKDTGSKVQTYEIYVNPQEAGNTKAVSALSSDTQTLSRGLGRLASNEEIELLSRVIYGEARGEDFTGQVAVGAVVLNRLKDPRFPKTIKGIIYQSGAFTAVDDRQIHLNPDDQACKAAEAALSGLDPTNGALFYYNPKTATDKWIKSRTVVKRIGNHTFSI; from the coding sequence ATGTGGCAGGCCAGTATTTATCCGGTCCTAGGATTAGGAAACGAAACAAATGATAGTGCATATAGAAGCGGTGCATCGAGAATTATCGTTCGGCAAGGAGAAAACCTTTGGCTTTTAGCCAAAAAGTATCAAACAACCGTAGACGAATTAGTCAAACTAAATCAAGTAAAACACCCTGACCGAATTGAAGAAGGACAATATTTATGGGTTCCGAACCTTAAAACTAAGGATAACTCTGATGGTTACGTAACACTGGATGTGAAGGTCAAAAAGTCAGAGAATCTAAGAGTGGCTGAGAAGGAAGAGGTGCCTTGGTGGGTAACTATTTTACGATGCGTTCCTGCATTTGCCACAATTTCCAAACAAACTTTTAATACAGAAGATTTAGGAAGCCTTGCTCCGAAGGATACAGGATCTAAGGTTCAAACTTATGAAATATATGTAAATCCTCAAGAGGCTGGAAATACCAAAGCAGTCTCAGCACTTTCGTCAGATACCCAAACCCTTTCACGAGGGTTAGGACGTTTAGCTTCGAATGAAGAAATCGAGTTGTTAAGCCGTGTTATTTATGGTGAAGCTCGAGGGGAAGATTTCACGGGACAAGTTGCTGTCGGAGCAGTTGTACTTAATCGTCTAAAGGATCCTCGTTTTCCAAAAACGATTAAAGGCATCATCTACCAATCAGGAGCATTTACAGCTGTTGACGATCGGCAAATTCATCTCAACCCGGATGATCAGGCCTGTAAAGCGGCGGAAGCGGCCCTTTCAGGCTTAGACCCGACAAACGGAGCATTATTTTACTATAATCCAAAAACTGCTACAGATAAATGGATTAAGAGTCGTACCGTAGTCAAACGCATCGGAAACCATACCTTTAGTATTTAA